A window of Fusarium oxysporum Fo47 chromosome II, complete sequence genomic DNA:
CGACGATTCGAATCGCCTCTCATGTTCGCGTTATAGAAGAGCCTTTGGCCCatttctcctcatccttccGCCGTTCTCCTCGTCCTTATAAACAAACCCCTTGGACTCCTTCGACTCGATCAACGCTCCCTCAACCAGCATCGCCAAGGCCATTCCTTAGCACCGTGCTCCTTGACGCATTCGCATTCCCCCAGAGTTTACCTTGCGCCAAGGTACGTTCCTAAGGCCTTCAAGATCTCATAATTGCATTGCCTCTGAATATCAATACTCGTCACCCCACCTGGATTTCGGAATACAGCGACTTAGCCAATTCCCATTTTCGTACTCATCTCATTTGCAGCAGGCTGACAGCCAATTCAACAGTCTTGCGATCTAAATAAACGACGATTCCTCGACTTTCCCCCTCCTTCAAATTCGCTAGACCTTAATCTGGTTCTAAGCGACTCCGACGACCCGACAGCGCGGAGCCATGAACACGCCCCACGCCCCCCGAACTGCGACGGCCCTGCCCCTCGACGACAACTCTCAAGACACAGGAAACAACTCTTTTAGAGGTCGTGATACCTTCCTTCGCTCAACTTCTCGTCCCATACCAGTTCCTGCACATACACCTTCTCGTGCTGGGGCCTCCCTTACACCAACTTCCCGTCGGCACGACCACGCCTACGCTACACTGTCCACCAGTCCCTTGTCGTCCTTCACGCTTCCTGATGTCTCTGTTACAACGCCGCCGCTTGCCCATTTCCGTGCGGATACAATAGCACCGACTTCCATGCAAGAGGGCGAACTCCCGCCACCACAATCCAATACCCTGTCCATTGGATCACCTGCTATTCCAAGACGCTCCGTCAGTCCTGTGGGATCCTTGCGTATCTCAACTGACTTTGCTGCACGTCCCGTAACCCCAGACCGCCGCGAATCATTTAACAACGGCAACGGAAATGGCAGTGGTTCATCCCGTGGCTCGTTGACGTTGAACCACAGGGCTTCGTCCAACAGCCTTCATCCCATCTCCCGGACACCAAGTCTTAAAGCTGCCTTGACTAACAGCCTTGGTTCTGCCAGCGGCACAAGCAGTTTGGTGCCTAGTCCTATTATTTCTGCTATGGGGGATATGACGCCTCTTCCAAGCCCGCTCATGTCGGGTGATTCCCCAGGACCCTGGAAGAGGCTGAGCGCAGGTTCTGCGTCACCTCCCCAACAGCGCCTCAAAAGCGTAGGAGAGGGTTCTGTTCTGGTTACGAGTACAGGTGAATCGATTGATGCAGCACTTTCCAATGGTGCTAAACGTAAAATTTATTCAACCCTCGAGCCTGGCGACCATGTTCATACACAATCGCCTTCTAATCAGCAGCCACGACAGCATACGCGAAACCGAAGTGTGAGCGAATACGTTCCTGATCCTATGGGTATTCCTAAGAGACAAATATCCGTTTCAGCACGACCCAACGCCGAGGCTTCAGCACGGTCCCATGAACCCCAGCTTCGAAGAGAGCTTAACCTTGCAGAATCGCGAGGACTTACACCTTCGGTGGTTCAGCCACCAACTCCTCCACCAAGCGAGTCTTCGCGAGACTCTGCTGATGGCGCCAGTAAGCCCAAAGGACCCCGATTCGAATATTTCGAAGCAAACGGACGCAATGATAAGAAGCGTCGCCGATGGAGGGCCGTGCGAATGCTTGGTCAAGGAACCTTCAGTAGGGTCATGCTGGCTACAAGCCAGATTGAACCCGACGAAGACTCTCCCGAAGTTGACCATGGAAGACTGACACCAAAACCGGAACAGAGCCTTGACCGTAAGACTCTGGTTGCCGTCAAGGTCTGCGAGCATGGTCCAAAGGGCGGCGCCAGTGAGGAACGTGTTGAGATGAGTCTAAAACGTGAACTTGAAATCATGCTTTCCATCCACCACCCCTCGCTTGTCGACCTAAAAGCTTGGAGCATTGAGCCTACTCGGGCCATTCTTGTCTTGAGCTATTGCCCTGGAGGTGATATGTTTGATATCGCGACCACTCATCGTGGTGTGCTCAAGGAGCCACTATTACGAAGAATATTTGCTGAACTGGTTGGTGCTGTGAGCTATCTCCACGAAAGGAGAATTGTTCACCGAGATATCAAACTCGAGAATGTCCTCGTCAACCTCACCCCTTCTGAGCTTGCAGACCCATCGATCGACTGGGCTACCTACCCTTACTCGGTGGTAATTCTGAGTGACCTGGGCCTTTCGAGACGCAtcgccgatgatgagaaacTAGAAACTCGATGTGGATCAGAAGACTATGCAGCTCCTGAGGTCATCATGGGACAACCTTACGATGGACGAGCTACCGATGCTTGGTCACTCGGTGTTCTTCTGTATGCTCTTCTTGAGGCTCGACTTCCCTTCGATCCGCACCCAGGTATGAGTGAAGCGCATCGCATGCGCAGTCGCACTAGCCACCGTATCGCGAGAGTCGAATGGAAATGGGTAGAATACTACGGTGATGACACCGACCACGATGGCGACGAAGCCAAGTTCAAGCAAAAGGGTCTCCTCGGTGCTATGGAGATCACAGAAGGGTTGCTGAGGCGAGCCAGGGGTCGTTGGACCGTCGATAAGGTGGCCAAGACCCCCTGGGTTCAGGGCGCCATCAATGTCGAAGGCGGAATACGTTTCCGCGAAGAGAAGGACGGCGAGGAAGTTTCCTGACATTCACTTGTGCGACTCTAAAGTCACTGAAAGTATCCTGACTTCTTTCAACTTGGACCAGAGGTCTGTTCTCAAATATTGCCCATAACCAACTCGATGATTTTTGAAACCATCGGTTGCACTGCTGCCAACACGCCGGCGGCTCCCTTACAACTACATTACAATCAATTGCGCGCCCCTTCTACGAATCTTTATACGACTACATGACGGGACAAAGGGGCACATGGGTAACGGATTGATCAAATCAGGAAGAATGACGGAAGGTGTTGTTTCATGGGTATTAGTATGATGCGGTTCGGTTGTGTATTTCTAGCATTTGTTTGTGTTTTGGCTGTCTTGGGTTCGGTTCAGTCTATCTTGACATCCTTTCTTGTTTTATTCTTCGATTACCCCCACTTTGTTTCTTCgtttttatattaaaccATACCACTCGTAGGCTTTCAGGAGTAGAAAAAGGTTATACCAAAATGGATAGAAAGGTGTTTTTATACTCTATTATGTTCTTGTGCCTTGTGTGAAAAGCGACCTTCTCAATTGTGAGAAACTCTGCAACAAAAGAGTCTTCACTTATTTTTACACGGATTTAACTACTCAACCTTGTGTCTAGAATAACGTACAATTTGGTAACACTGGCTTGGCTTTTACGAGGCATTGAATATGGTGATGTTTTCCAGAGTACGACTTGAGACAGTTGCTGCGTGAACCCCCCTCGCTTGTAGAATGCTGTTTGTTTGCTCTGTTGCGCCGCAACAACTGTTGTCGCATTGAAAAGCTATTTGTCGTGTTCTTATCAACACCGTCTGATTCCATCGTCATGATTCTGTTGCAAGAATGCCTTCATAAGGTATACAAGCAATGAACATTCTATTATCTTCCCCATTTTGCAAAAAGAACAATAGCTTCTGAAGATGACTGGTTGACTTGTCTTCCCCATAGACATGTCTACCCTCTTCCATGCTTTCAAAAGTGCTGTGACGATCCCCTCATCCAGGGACATGtttatttatcttctttacAACCTACTCTTCATTTACAGGCAAAATATGACAACGGTCGACGTTGATAGAGTTACCGGCCCGTTTGTTGTTTGTTGCAAAGGTTGATTTGACTCAAGGTTTGACTGCACATCGTATCCCAGGTCGTAATGCCACTGATGGCTTTGGGTTGACGCCTTGGATTCCCGTGACAAAAATATGCTTATATTGACGTCTAACTCCGGTTCGGGGGGGTTTGTTCCCCCCCGTTGATGACTGACCAGTCGCTTAACACAAGGTCACATTTGTCTTATCAGCTTCAACCCCTCTGTATCAGCTCAGAGATCTGCAAAGCCTGGCCATTGATCTGGCTATTTTTATCTGCTGGGGGCAACTGACAACGAGCCATGAAGTCATGAGTCGACTCAATCTACTAGGAGCCGTCCAATGAACACACAGTTCAATATCAGCACGAGAACTCAGCTCCCCTTTGCTGCCTTGAATTTCCCCCCTTATCACTATCCTTcgaaaggaagaaaagaaggacgGATGGAACATGTAGGGGGCACATCAAGCAGGCTAGCTGTAGAGGTTGTCAGACATGATGCCGCATCCAGCGATATGCACCGGCTGGGCCGTAGACTATGTCTCGGAGCATTTAGCTAGAGACGCGACGGATGCGGACCAGATTACCGTGTACAATGTGGCTTGACCTACTGCTGATCTCAACCTTGGCAGCGGCTTGCTCTTCATCAATCTGCTTCAATTGGACCCCTGAGAAAGACACCGTAAATCTCGTATGGCATCATGGCATCTGGAGTGATATTATGGAGTAAACTGTAGTGAGTGCTTTCAGGGACCTGATGACGAGCTTACTGGATCGTGCGAGATGGAGTTGCGGCATGATCTCCATCGTTCAATGGGAGCAGGGGACAGGGGGTGCCGGCATCGAGCAAAGCACATGCAAGGCGAGGCAAGGCAAGCATGGGTTTGACTATGCTGTCTTGGGTCATATCCCCAGGACACTCGGGCACAAAACAGACGCTATCATAGCAACCTGAATTACAGACAAAGACTTGTTCTTCTGATGAGTTGCATTGACGGTCATATCCGTGGGATATTTGAAAGAGTATTGCATAGAATAACAAGCGACTCGTTTTCTTTGAACGACACACATCAGTTCTTCGAGATAACTCGGCCGCTCTCTCGGCCGAGTCCATTTCGACTTATGGGAGCCGTTGCCGGACCAGGGGCTGTGTGGCATGTCATGGCTCCAGCCAACATGGAACGTTCCATTTTCAGCCCATTCAGACACCCTCTCGTAAAAGCGAACATTCAATCACAGCTGGCCAAATGATTTCTCTCTGAACTTTGCAGTCGTCAAATCATTCAAGAAAGCAAGACTTTCAAGGTTGATCTTGCGTTATTCGGGTTCAGTAAGGCGACGTTAGTCCTCTTCAAAACGATCGGAATTTCCTTCTCTTCGGAACAAATTACGGGAAAACGAAACTTAAGACAACGGCGCCATGTGGACGACAGGAAGCCTTGAAGGCTCATTTGTAGGCTATCGGCGGGAGCCGGCTTGGCTACAGAGCCAGTAAGAAGCACGGTTCTCGCTCCCCCACAACATTGTATCTTCCCTCAATTTGCAAGATAACCACTGTCCCAGGGCAGTCTCCTCATTTGATTGGAGCAGACTGATTGAAGATCGATAGAGCTCCGTCGCGTCGAGATACTGAGCTTCGCAGCAGAGCCTGTGTCTCGGTACCCTGATTCGCGCTCAAGCCGCAATCCTTCCAGGGTGACAACGCCTGGGAAACTTCGTCACTAGCCACTCAGACCAACTCACGGTGTGGCCTCAGAAACAGCAGGTCAAACAGACAGTGGCGTGCGCCACGGCCGAAGCGATCGGACGGCCAGTAGAGTTTCCAAgttcaagtccaagtccCAGGCTTCTCCGAAACCATTCCAATTTCTTCTTGTCTGCCGAATTTGCCGTGCCGATCCTGTTGTCACTCTTGTAGCACCTGACAATATCAGGGGAATAGAGCCGCGTCTTGTCTCTCGTGGTGCCTTCGATTCAGCTGAACTGAGAGAGAAAACCAAGATAACGAAGCCTTCTGGAATATCTCAGAACTCAATATTCTCAGAGCATAAACACAGGATAACACGCTGGAATGCTCATCCCCTCGGCAGATTCCCCTGTCGGTACGAGCCCCCAGAGCCGTATCGAGTCAATATGATTGGTGCTTCTAGGTTAGGGTGGTGTCTCCGTCTTGTCCACCTTCTGTTTTTGGCAGTATGGTCGCATGCTCTCACACGCGCACCCCTGAAAGCTTTCATCTCACTGGTTGAGTATCATCGACCCCAGGGATGGCGTTGTCTTTCTAGTGCAGCCTTATCGGCCCTTCTCTCTCTGTGGTGCTGAATCTCAAATTCATAATTCGTCCTCTTGAGGTCGTTCTCTTAGTATCGCCTCTGCACAGCCCGTCAACTCGAGCCGTTGGCATTGAGAGTCATTGTTCCTGTGTTTTAACTGTGCCTGAATGATTTTGACCGCGTTTGGTTTTAACCATAAACCCTCGGAACTGCTGAACCGAGGATATATGTCTGCTTCCCTCTTATCTCCCTCAAAGAGCCCACTCCAGCCTCCTCTAGACAACATATTGGGTTGCCTTTCTGGGAAACTTTGGCGAGGGAACTTTTGCTGGCGCTCTCTCACGCGCATTACTTGGCGTTCTGGCCGTGGACGCTCCCCGTCTTTTTTCTGGCTCCCATTGCGTTGATGGTCCTATCACAGCACCGCCCATATCTTGTCTAGCTGCTGTGTCAAGTCTGGGGAACGATAACGTTAGCAAGCCCTGGCCGTCACTTTGGTGCGACTCACTGCACTGTCCTACAGGCGGCAGACACCCCAGTCCTGGTAGTGTCCGCTGGGTTGTCTTTCTTGGTCTGGTTCTGCTCTGCTCTTGCCTGTACCGTCCGTTCGAGCGCtcttccttattattatacgTACCGATAGTCATGGGCGTTTCTGCCCGCCTATTCATCCTCCCGTTCTTGAACCTCCATCTGAGCTCTCCCGCTCGCCACATTGACGAGTGATGAATTCTCGCATTGGCGACTGAGGACACAGCCGAGGCCTTCGACTCGCCTCAGTCCGTCATTGACTGCCTTTCAGCTAGCAGACCGGGCCTCTCACGTCCGGCCTGGGCATCACCGGCGACATGTTTAACCATTCAGCAGGCGGGCCTCGCCCTTCCGACAACAATGAGGATCCGTCGTATGGTTTCGCCGACCAAGGCTGGCACAGGTTCACCATGAACAATAACAACACAAATAGTTTCTCGGCGGGAAATTCGCAATCATATCACGATGCTGGCGCATCCTATGGCGACTCATCCGGCATGGATTGGGCGCCAACTCCGTCGGCAGAATATGACATGCGATTCGATCAACACGACCACATGTCTCAAGATGTCGAACTCGATAACATGAGCTCTTCGcatggtggaggaggtggcgTTGGACGTCTGGTTGCGCATTTCGAGAACAAATCCTTTGCGCCCCCTCTACCTCCAAGACCATCGAACGTCGTAACAAGCCCAGTACATCAAGAACCTCCCGTTTCCTCGCCGTTCGGAAACTTCAGTGTCACCTCGCCTATCGTTACAAGTCCGCTCGCCAGTCCTGCAGAGCCCAACTATGGACTCTTGAGTGGCCATTCAAGAGTCACCAGTCCGATCATTAGCCCGCCGCCCGCCCTCGCTTTTGGCGGATTTCATGATATACCAGTCCACAGTCCAGGTGTTGGTTCGTCGTCCGGTCCTTTCGGAAACATGAACAGTTTTATGGTCAACAACAATAGAGTGACGACGCCGATGGAGACAGCATCCATGGCTGGGCCTTCAATGATGCCAAATTCTGGCATGAACGCCAAAGTCACCTCACCCGGTTCAATTACCCCAGGTGTGCCAGGTACACCTGGATTTGCCATATGGCGACCACCCGTACCAACGACTTCTAAGCCCTCCTTGGATCAACCACAAGGCAGCAGTATTTCCTCAAATTCTGGTTATTTCGCAAAACCTCCGATCCCCTCTACACCTAAACCCGTGATGAACGCCGGAAGCCAGCTGGTCTTGGATTTCAATACCAATTCCACCTTGAATGCTAAAGGCAAGGCCCCAGCGAAGCCGCCTGTCAAACCACCCAGGCCCGTTCGACAACCCTCCCGATCATCAATGTCCACACCTGGACCTTTTAGCCCTCCTATTAAACGTGAACCCTCCACACCACAACTTTCTCAAGCCTCTGCCTCCTCTATGTTGCCTCCGGTATGTTTCGTGAAAATGTAGAGCGAGGGGACAGATTGCTAACTCTTCTCAGAATGAACGAAGAACTTCCGTATCTCAACGATCTCAAGTAGGAAGCCGTCCTTCAAGAGAACAGGTCCCGGCTGAGGCATGGGAATCCTTCAAGCACACAATTCGTAAACTGTATCTTGAGGAAAGGAAACCACTCAAAGAGGTCATGTCTGTCATGGCCGACCAGTATGGCTTCCAGGCAACGTAAGTCCCTATTCGTCACCCACTGAGTGCCATAGCTCATCCTTTGTAGACCAAAAATGTACAAGACTCGATTCTCGCAATGGGGTTTTGTGAAGAATAATACCGAAGAGGAAGTCAAGCGCCTGCTGTCCATGAAATTCCAGCGCGACGCCGAGGGCAAGGTGTCCGAATTC
This region includes:
- a CDS encoding kinase-like domain-containing protein; this encodes MNTPHAPRTATALPLDDNSQDTGNNSFRGRDTFLRSTSRPIPVPAHTPSRAGASLTPTSRRHDHAYATLSTSPLSSFTLPDVSVTTPPLAHFRADTIAPTSMQEGELPPPQSNTLSIGSPAIPRRSVSPVGSLRISTDFAARPVTPDRRESFNNGNGNGSGSSRGSLTLNHRASSNSLHPISRTPSLKAALTNSLGSASGTSSLVPSPIISAMGDMTPLPSPLMSGDSPGPWKRLSAGSASPPQQRLKSVGEGSVLVTSTGESIDAALSNGAKRKIYSTLEPGDHVHTQSPSNQQPRQHTRNRSVSEYVPDPMGIPKRQISVSARPNAEASARSHEPQLRRELNLAESRGLTPSVVQPPTPPPSESSRDSADGASKPKGPRFEYFEANGRNDKKRRRWRAVRMLGQGTFSRVMLATSQIEPDEDSPEVDHGRLTPKPEQSLDRKTLVAVKVCEHGPKGGASEERVEMSLKRELEIMLSIHHPSLVDLKAWSIEPTRAILVLSYCPGGDMFDIATTHRGVLKEPLLRRIFAELVGAVSYLHERRIVHRDIKLENVLVNLTPSELADPSIDWATYPYSVVILSDLGLSRRIADDEKLETRCGSEDYAAPEVIMGQPYDGRATDAWSLGVLLYALLEARLPFDPHPGMSEAHRMRSRTSHRIARVEWKWVEYYGDDTDHDGDEAKFKQKGLLGAMEITEGLLRRARGRWTVDKVAKTPWVQGAINVEGGIRFREEKDGEEVS